A window of the Dickeya dianthicola NCPPB 453 genome harbors these coding sequences:
- the cas5e gene encoding type I-E CRISPR-associated protein Cas5/CasD, giving the protein MSQSTQYMLLWLEGPLQAWGHDSKFGVRDTLNFPTRSGILGLLCCARGAGGPEIEWLAQMNSMSMEVRAYARTHANGQPLLREPTLCDFQMVGSGYDDSDPWQSLLIPKTSDGKKAVGGGTKMTYRYYLQDSVFAVVLEVPQTQAELLSDALQNPVWDLYLGRKNCVPTELIYQGLFADADDAWQQAQTVAENKQRLPSYAVIEGEGDGDIITLNDVPVQFGQHKRYRDRRVTLVEMA; this is encoded by the coding sequence ATGAGCCAATCTACCCAATATATGCTCCTGTGGCTCGAAGGGCCGCTGCAAGCCTGGGGGCACGACTCAAAGTTTGGGGTGCGTGACACACTGAACTTCCCAACACGTTCAGGCATTCTTGGCCTACTTTGTTGCGCCAGAGGGGCTGGCGGCCCTGAAATCGAATGGCTGGCGCAAATGAATAGCATGAGCATGGAGGTGCGTGCTTATGCTCGTACTCACGCAAATGGTCAGCCACTGTTGCGAGAGCCTACATTGTGTGATTTCCAAATGGTCGGTAGTGGCTACGATGACAGCGACCCCTGGCAAAGTCTGCTGATACCTAAAACGTCCGATGGAAAAAAAGCGGTTGGTGGCGGTACTAAAATGACCTACCGCTACTACCTGCAAGACTCGGTTTTCGCCGTGGTATTGGAGGTGCCGCAGACACAAGCGGAATTGTTATCTGACGCGTTGCAAAATCCGGTGTGGGACCTGTATCTGGGGCGCAAAAATTGTGTACCAACCGAACTGATTTATCAGGGTTTATTTGCGGATGCAGACGATGCCTGGCAACAGGCCCAGACAGTGGCGGAGAACAAGCAACGGTTGCCCAGCTATGCCGTCATTGAGGGTGAAGGCGACGGCGATATTATTACCCTGAACGATGTCCCTGTGCAGTTCGGCCAGCACAAGCGTTATCGGGATAGACGTGTGACGCTGGTGGAGATGGCGTAA
- the cas1e gene encoding type I-E CRISPR-associated endonuclease Cas1e: protein MAKGERLFVKVTRESLPQVKDKYPFLYLERGRLEIDDSSVKWVDSDANVVPIPVATINTLLLGPGTTVTHEAVKTATAANCAVCWVGEDSLLFYAAGFLPTADTRNLKLQMALASDEESSLKVARAMFAKRFPDAELEGKSLNSMMGMEGNRVRALYQQKAQEYGVGWKGRQFTPGKFQLSDLTNQVLTATNAALYGILCSAVHSMGYSPHIGFIHSGSPLPFVYDLADLYKEPLCIDLAFSLSREMAGHYDKHKVSDAFRKRVIAIDLLNQITADVNELMGVKHARRTRK, encoded by the coding sequence ATGGCTAAGGGAGAGCGGCTGTTTGTCAAAGTAACGCGCGAATCGCTGCCCCAGGTAAAGGATAAATACCCTTTTTTATATCTGGAGCGTGGGCGCTTAGAGATAGATGACAGCAGTGTGAAGTGGGTTGACTCAGATGCCAATGTCGTGCCCATTCCCGTTGCAACCATCAACACATTACTACTCGGCCCTGGCACCACAGTCACGCATGAAGCCGTTAAAACGGCGACTGCCGCCAACTGCGCTGTCTGTTGGGTAGGAGAAGATAGCCTGCTTTTTTATGCCGCTGGTTTTCTTCCTACCGCCGACACACGCAATCTGAAATTACAGATGGCCCTTGCCAGTGACGAAGAGTCTTCCCTTAAGGTTGCCAGAGCGATGTTTGCGAAACGTTTTCCCGATGCTGAACTGGAGGGCAAAAGCTTAAATAGCATGATGGGAATGGAAGGCAATCGGGTTCGGGCGTTATATCAGCAAAAAGCGCAAGAGTATGGCGTAGGCTGGAAAGGACGCCAGTTTACACCGGGCAAGTTTCAACTGAGTGATCTTACCAACCAAGTGTTAACCGCCACCAATGCGGCGCTTTACGGCATATTATGTTCGGCTGTCCATTCCATGGGATATTCTCCCCATATTGGATTTATTCATTCCGGTAGCCCATTACCGTTTGTGTACGATTTAGCCGATCTTTACAAGGAACCGTTGTGCATTGATCTGGCATTTTCTCTCTCACGAGAAATGGCTGGCCACTATGATAAACACAAAGTATCTGACGCATTCAGGAAGCGAGTTATTGCCA